The following DNA comes from Streptomyces globosus.
CAGGATGCAGCCGTCGGTGGCGTTGGCGCCGCCGGAGAGTCCGGTGCGGGCGCCCTGGGGGACGACGGGGACGCGTAGGGCGGTGGCGGTGCGCATGACGTGCTGCACCTGCTCCGCGGTGCGGGGCAGGACCAGGGCGGCCGGGGTGCCGGCCGGGCAGAAGGCGGCCATGTCGGCGGCGTAGGAGGCGGTCACGTCGGGGTCGGTGGTGAGGGCCTCGGCGGGGAGTCCTGCGAGGAGCGCCGTGTACAGCCGTGCGGTGCGCTCGTCGTGGTCCTTGGGATCCATGCGCCCAGCGTGGCATCCGCACCCATCGGTGTGAACACGGCCGCGCGCGGCTCCGGGCACGGCGGCATGCTCTTCATATTGACGCACAGTGAGCGCATGGACCGTATCGACAACGAAGCGCGGCAGGACGCGCCCTACGCGGCCTTCACCGGACGCAAGACGCTCGTGGCCGCCGCGGTCGCGGTGGTCCTCATCGCCGGGGCGCTGCTGGTCCGGCCGGCCGGCCAGGGCGACGACGCCCGGCCGCCGGGGCCGACGCAGCGGGCCGCGTCGGCGGTCGGCAGGGGCGCGCCGGCGGCGGCGGTCGACCTGTCGGCGCTGATCGCGGACCGGGAGCAGTGGCTCGGATCGCATCCGCGGGACGACGGGGCGTGGTCGGTGCTCGGGTCGGCGTACCTGGAGCAGGCGCGCCGCAGCGCGGACCCGGCTTGGTTCCCGAAGGCGGAGAAGGCGCTGAAGCGGTCGCTGGAGCTGCGGCCCGCGGAGAAGGGCAACCACGACGCGATGACGGGCATGGGCGCGCTGGCCAATGCCCGGGGGGACTTCGGGACGGGGAAGCGGTGGGGCGAGCTGGTGCGGGCGCAGGCCCCGCAGCGGTGGACGGCGTACCCGGTGCTGGTGGACGCGTACACGGGCCTGGGCGACTACAAGGCCGCGCAGCAGGCGATGGAGCGGCTGGTGGAGCTGCGGCCGGGGCTGGCGGCGTTCATGCGGGCCTCGCAGGTCTACCGGGACCGGGGTTGGCGCGAGGACGCGGCGCTGTCGATGGAGCACGCGGCGGGGGCGGCGAAGACCCCGGCGGAGAAGGCGTACGTGATGTACCGGCTCGGGGAGCTGGCGTGGGAGCGGGGTGAGGCGGCGGCGGCGCTGCGCCAGTTCGAGGCGGCCCTGCGGGCGGATCCGGGCCGGGCGGACGCGCTGGGCGGCCGGGCCAGGGCGCTGGCCGGGCTGGGCCGCAGCGGGGAGGCGGTGCGGGACTACCGGATGGCGCTGGGGCGGGGCTCGGCGCCGCGCCTCGCGCTGGAGCTGGGCGAGCTGCTGGAGTCGCTGGGGCGGGACGACGAGGCGAAGGAGGCGTACGCGGTGCTGCAGGCGGCGGCGTCCCGCGGGTCGGTCCGGGCGGCGGAGGACCAGGTGGTGCTGGGGCTGTTCGAGGCGGACCACGGGGACCCGGCGGACGCGGTGCGGCGGCTGACGGCGGAGTGGTCGCGGCACAAGAGCATGCAGGTGGCGGATGCGCTGGGGTGGGCGCTGCACCGGGCGGGCGACGACGAGGGGGCCCTGGAGTACGCGAAGAAGGCGACGGAACCGGGTTTGCGCAGCGCGGACTTCGCCTACCACCGCGGGATCGTCGAGCAGGCCCTGGGGGACGGCGCCTCGGCGCGGCGGCACCTGGAGGAGGCACTGCGGACGAACCCGGTGTTCTCGCCGGTGCGGGCGCCGCTCGCGAAGCAGGCGCTGGCGGCGGTCGGCGAGCCCCCGCCGGGCGGACCGGAGAACCTGCGGCCGCCGACGCCGTGGGTGGCGCCGGAGCTGCCGGAGCCGGTGCGCAAGCCGACGCCGACGCCGAAGCCGAAGCCCGGGGCCGCCAGGCCCGGGGCGGAGCCGAAGCCTTCGCCGTCTCCGTCGGGCTCGCCCTCGGCGTCGGCCGCCGCGAAGCCGTAGCCGGCCCTGCGCGACGCGCTCCCGGCAGGCCGGGGCCTGCCGGGAGCGCGTCCGGTGTGCGGGCGCGGTGCGGTGCGGTGCGGTGCGGTCAGAGGTTGCCGCGCTTGGCCTGCTCGCGCTCGATCGCCTCGAAGAGGGCCTTGAAGTTGCCCTTGCCGAAGCCCATCGAGCCGTGCCGCTCGATGATCTCGAAGAAGACGGTCGGGCGGTCCTGCACCGGCTTGGTGAAGATCTGCAGCAGGTAGCCGTCCTCGTCGCGGTCGGCGAGGATCTTCAGCTCGCGCAGGGTCTCGATCGGGACGCGGGTGTCGCCGACCCACTCGCCGAGGGTGTCGTAGTACGAGTCCGGGGTGTCGAGGAACTGCACGCCGGCGGCGCGCATCGAGCGGACCGTGGCCACGATGTCGTTCGAGGCGAGGGCGATGTGCTGGACGCCCGGGCCGTTGTAGAACTCCAGGTACTCGTCGATCTGCGACTTCTTCTTCGCGATCGCCGGCTCGTTGATCGGGAACTTCACCTTGAGGGTGCCGTCCGCGACGACCTTCGACATCAGGGCCGAGTACTCGGTCGCGATGTCGTCGCCCACGAACTCCTTCATGTTCGTGAAGCCCATGACCTTGTTGTAGAAGCCGACCCACTCGTTCATGCGGCCGAGTTCGACGTTGCCGACGCAGTGGTCGATGGCCTGGAAGGTGCGCTTGGCCGGCGGCTCGACCATCGGGTCGACGGCGACGTAGCCGGGCAGGTACGGCCCGGTGTAGGCCTTGCGCTCGACCAGGGTGTGGCGGGTCTGGCCGTAGGTGGCGATGGCGGCGAGGACGACCGTGCCGTGCTCGTCGGAGACCTCGTACGGCTCGTCGAGGCCGCGGGCGCCCTGCTCGACGGCGTAGGCGTAGGCGGCGCGGACGTCGGGGACCTCGATCGCCAGGTCGATGACGCCGTCGCCGTGCTCGGCGACGTGCTCGGCGATGAAGCGGCCGCGGTCCGTGCTCGCCTTGATGACCGAGGTCAGCACGAAGCGCGCGGAGCCGTTGGTGAGGACGTAGCTCGCCGTCTCGCGGACGCCGTTCTCCGGTCCGGAGTAGGCGACGACCTTCATGCCGAACGCGGTGGAGTAGTAGTGCGCGGCCTGCTTGGCGTTGCCGACGGCGAAGACGACCGCGTCCATGCCCTTCACCGGGAAGGGGTCCGCCTCTCGCGCGGTGTGCGGGGTGGTTTCCAGGTTCACCAAAGACTCAGTCATGAGCGCAGAGTCCCGCCGATCCACAAGCTGCGCAATAGTTTCCTGATCTGCTGTACACATTGCCCAGCTGTGGCGCAGCATGGCTGAGACATCTGTGCAGGATGACCACTCCCGCGCAGTACCGAGCAGACAGGGACGGGTCATGGGCATCGACGGACTCGACGGCCGCCTCATCGTGCTGCTGGCCCGCGAGCCGCGGATCGGCGTACTGGAGGCCTCGCGCCGGCTGGGCGTGGCGCGGGGCACGGTGCAGGCGCGGCTGGACCGGCTCCAGTCGAGCGGGGTGATCCGCGGCTTCGGCCCGCAGGTCGACCCGGCGGCGCTGGGCTACCCGGTGACGGCGTTCGCCACGCTGGAGATCAAGCAGGGGCAGGGTGCCGACGTACGGGCGCACCTGGGCGGGGTGCCGGAGGTGCTGGAGCTGCACACGACGACCGGTCACGGGGACATGCTGTGCCGGCTGGTGGCCCGCTCGAACGCCGACCTCCAGCGGGTGATCGACAAGGTGGTGGGCTTCGAGGGGATCGTGCGGGCGTCGACGGCGATCGTGATGGAGAACCCGGTACCGCTGCGCGTGATCCCGCTGGTGGAGCAGGCGGCGCAGGAGGGCTGATCCGGAGGCAAAGTTTCCAAAGAAAGCGTTGCAAAGAAATCCTTGCACAGGTTTCTTTGCATACTTAGGGTGGGGGCATGCCCGAGAAGCCCGAGGCCCCCCAGCTCCAGAACCGCACCCTCGACGCCCGCTCCCTGCGCGGCCTCGCCCACCCTCTGCGCATCCGCCTGCTGGGCGCCCTGCGCCAGGACGGGCCGGCGACCGCCTCCGGGCTGGCCGAGCGGCTCGGCGAGTCCAGCGGCGCCACCAGCTACCACCTGCGCCAGCTCGCCGCGCACGGGTTCGTCGAGGACGCCCCGGGCCGCGGCAGGGGGCGCGAGCGCTGGTGGCAGGCGGCGCACGACGGCACCGTCTTCGACGAGCAGCTCCTCTACGACGAGGACCCCGCCACCCGGGGCGCCGCCGACCTCTTCCTGCACGAGGTCGCGACGATCCACACGCAGGAGGTCGGCACCTTCCTGGGCAACGCCCACACCTGGTCCCCGCAGTGGCGCCGCAGCTCGGACATCAGCGACTTCACCCTCCGGCTCACCCCCGAGCAGGCGGCCGAACTCGTGGCCCGGATGCACGACCTGGTCGAGTCCTACCGGGACGCACCGCAATCCGCGGACACCGAGACCGTACGCGTCCACACGCACATGCTCCCGCGCCGCTCGGCCGGATAGCCCCGCCCGGCGGCGCCGCACCGGCGCCGCCGACCGCATCCCGCCACCGCCCCGGCGCCGCGACTGCCCGCCCTGCCGCGCCGCGGTCCGCCGCACCCTCCCCCGCGCCTTCCCACCCCACAGAGGGAGATTTGTCATGCACACCTTCGTTCATACCGAGATCGCCGCCGGCCTCGCCACCCGCGCCCACGCCGCCCGCACCGCCGAACTCGCCGCCGCGGCCGCCGCCGCACACCCCACCCGCGGGGCGGCCCGCCCCCGCACACCCCTCGCACCCGCCCTGCGCGCCCGCCTCGGCGAGGCCCTCGTACAGGCCGGCACCCGACTGCTGGAGCCCGTCGAGGCCGCCCGCCTCCCCACCCGGCCCGCCTGATGAGCAGGCGCCCCCTCGCGGCCGTCCTCGCCGCCAACACCGTCTCCACCGCCGGGAGTTCGCTGACCCTGATCGGCGTCCCCTGGTTCGTGCTGCAGACCACCGGCAGCGCCGGACGGGCCGGCGTCGTCGCCTTCTGCGCCACCCTGCCCGTCGTCGTCGCCGCCCTCGCCGGCGGTCCCGTCATCGACCGGATCGGCCGCCGCCGCATCTCCGCCGCCTCCGACCTCGTGTGCGCGCTCGCCGTCGCCGCGATCCCGCTGCTGCACCACGCACACCTGCTGGAGTTCTGGATGCTGTGCGCGCTGATGGCCGTCACCGGCCTCGTGCACACCCCGGGCCTGACCGCCCGCAGCGTCCTCCTGCCCAACCTCGCCGAGCACGCCGGGACCACCGTCATCCGCGCCGCGAGCCTCTACGACGCCGCCTCGCGCGGTGCCCGCATGGTCGGGGCCGCCGCGGCCGGCGTCCTCATCGCGGCCCTCGGCGCGGAGGCCGTCCTGCTGGTGGACGCCGCCACCTACGCCGCCTCCGCACTGCTCGTCGCCGCGCTGGTCCGCGGCATCCCTGCCGCGGACCCCCAACCCCGCTCGGGCGAGGCGTCGTTCGCCCGCTACCGGGCCGAACTCGCCGAGGGCTGGGCCTTCCTGACCCGGTCCCGGCTGCTGCTCGGCATCACCGTGATGGTCATGGCGACCAACGGCCTCGACCAGGGCTGGGCCTCCGTCCTGCTGCCCGTCGACGGCCGCGACGACCTCGGCGGCGCCACCGCCGTCGGCCTGCTCATGTCCCTCTTCGGCGGTTCCGCGCTCCTCGGCGCCCTCCTCTACGGGGCCTGGGGCGAGCGGTTCCCCCGCCGCACCGTCTTCGCCGCCGCGTTCCTCCTCTGCGGCGCGCCCCGCTACGCCGTCGCCGCCCTCACCGACACCGCGCTGCCGCTCGCCGTGACGATGGCGCTCGCCGGACTCGGCGCCGGCATGCTCAACCCGGTGCTGACGACCGTGATGTACGAGAAGGTCCCCGAGGAGCTGCGCAGCCGGGTCGCCGGCGTCGGCACCGCCGGCTGCGAGCTGGCGATGCCGATGGGCGGCCTCGCCGCGGGCCTGCTGGCCGCCGCGTACGGCGCGCCCACCGCGCTGCTCGCGTTCGGCGGGGTCTACCTGCTGGCCACGCTCTCCCCGCTGGCCTTCCCGTCCTGGCGGTCCATGGAGCGCACCCTGCCGCCGGGCGGGGAGGACGAGTCGGCCGGCGCCGTCAGCAGGACGGGGGCTCCTCGCCCCGGTTCAGCGAGCGCAGCGACTCCACCGCGCCCTTCAGGGAGCTGACGGGGACGAGCCGCAGCCCCTCCGGCGCCTCGGCCTTCGCGTCCGCGCACTCCGCCTGCGGTACGAGGAAGACGCTCGCGCCGTCCCGGCGGGCCGCCTGCGTCTTGAGGGCCACCCCGCCGACCGGGCCGACCCGGCCGTCCGCACTGATCGTGCCCGTCCCGGCGACGCTGCGGCCGCCCGTCAGGTCGCCGCCGCTGCCGTCGCCGTCGAGCTTGTCGATGATGCCGAGGGAGAAGAGCAGGCCGGCGGACGGGCCGCCGACGTCCGCCAGGTTGAGGTCGACCTTGACGTCCTTCGGGTCGAGGCGCAGGTAGCCGAGGGCCGCCGAGGTCGCGTTCGTCTGCGAGGCGGTCATCTGCTTCAGGTTGTGCGCCTCGATCTCCTCGTCGCTGCCGCCGGAGGGGTAGACGGCCTCCTTCGGCAGCACCGACCGGCTGCCGTCGAACCAGTCGTCCAGGAGCTGCGGCAGGCGGACCACCGCCGACGGCCCGGTCGCCTGGATCGTGGTCATGCGCAGCTCGCCCCTGGTCGGCCGGGTCGGAGCGCCGCTGACGGTGATCACGGGCTTTCCGTCGCGGTCGCCCAGCACGTCGGCCGTGAGCCCGGGCTGGGCGATCACGAACGGCAGCGGTGCCAGGGCCGCCACGGCGAACAGGCCGAGCACGGGCACGGCGCAGACGGCCAGGGCGGCGGGACGCGAGAGGCGTGAGAGGACGGAGAGCACCCGGCCAATCTATCGGGCCCGCCGGGCCCGCCCCCGCCGGCCGGGCGGGGCAATGGCCGGAGGCCGGCGCAGGCGGGGCTCCCTGCGCCCGCCCCGGCCGTCAGCGCAGGGCGTCGGCGACCTCGCGGGCCGCGTCCACGACCCGCGGGCCCACCCGCTCGGGCACGGCGTCCGAGAGCATGACCACGCCGACGCTGCCCTCCAGTCCGGTGACGCCCGTCAGCGGGGCGGCGGCGCCGCTCGCGCCCGCCTCCAGCTCGCCGTGCGTCAGCGTGTACCCGGGCTCGATGAGGGTGCCCTGGCGGGCCGCGAGTATCGCCCGGCCGGCGGCCCCCCGGTCCAGCGGATGCCGGAAGCCGGCCCGGTAGGCCACGTGGTAGTCGGTCCAGGTGGGCTCCACGACGGCGACGGCCAGCGCCTCCGTCCCGTCGACGAGCGTCAGGTGTGCCGTGGCGCCGATGTCCTCGGCGAGGGACCGCAGCGCCGGCAGCGCGGCCTCCCGTACGAGCGGGTGGACCTGCCGGCCCAGCCTCAGCACGCCGAGCCCGACGCGGGCCCGGCCGCCGAGGTCGCGGCGGACCAGGGCGTGCTGTTCGAGCGTCGCCAACAGGCGGTAGACCACGGTGCGGTTGACACCGAGGCGGTTGGAGAGCTCGGTGACGGTCAGACCGTGGTCGGTGTCCGCGAGCAGCTTGAGGACTCGGAGCCCCCGGTCGAGAGTCTGTGAGGTTTCCGCGGTCACGACGCCCCTCCCTCGTTGGTGAGCGGCGGTGACTCTCTTCGGTTGAGCGGCGCCGGTCCCACGGCGACGCACGGAGAGGCCGCCGGTAGCGGCCATGGCACCGGCTGCGCTCCCGCGGCGGCGCTGCCACGGGGCGTTTCGATGCGGGGACAGTAGCGAGCGGGTCCGCTCAGCGGAAGTCCTCGTCCAGAATCCGGGCACGAACGGGTCTTTTGTGTCGGTTCACGACCGCTTCCGGTCCGGGAATGCGCCCCATGCGCCCCGGAACCCCCGTCGCATCCCACGAGTTGGGCGACAACCGGCCGCCTGTCGAAACGGCGGCGGGGCGGACCGGCGCAGCCCCGTACGAAGCTCTGCACCGGTCCGCCCCGCCGCGCGGGAGGACCACCGCCCCCGCGGGGGGGGGTCACCGCATCCGGGTGGCCCACTCCTGGACCTTCTTGATCCGCTCCTTCAGCTGCCCGGCCGTCGCCTCCGCGCTCGGCGGGCCGCCGCACACGCGGCGCAGCTCGGTGTGGATCACCCCGTGCGGCTTGCCGCTCTGGTGGACGTACGCGCCGACCATCGTGTTCAGCGACCGGCGCAGCTCCAGCAGCTCCTTGTGCGAGACGACGGGCCGGCGCTCCGCCGGCAGCTCCAGCAGGTCCGCCTCCGCGTCCGGGCGGCGCCGGCTGTGCGCGATCTGCCGCGACTGCCGCTTCTGCAGCAGCAGCTGCACCTGCTCCGGCTCCAGCAGCCCCGGGATGCCGAGGTAGTCCTGCTCCTCCTCGCTGCCCGGGTGGGCCTGCATGCCGAACTCGGCGCCGTCGTACAGGACCCGGTCGAAGACGGCGTCGGACTCCAGCGCCTCGAAGGACATCTGCTCGTCCTCGCCGGTGTCCTCGTCCTCCTGCCGGTTGGCCTCCGCCATCTCCTTCTCGGACTCGGCGTACGGGTCGGCGTCCTCGCCCGCCTTCTTCGGCCGGTCGAGTACGTGGTCGCGCTCGACCTCCATCTCGTTGGCGAAGCCGAGCAGGTAGGGGATCGTCGGAAGGAACACGGAGGCGGTCTCGCCGCGCCTGCGCGAACGCACGAAGCGGCCGACGGCCTGCGCGAAGAACAGCGGCGTCGAGATCGTCGTCGCGTACACGCCCACGGCGAGGCGGGGGACGTCGACGCCTTCGGACACCATCCGGACGGCGACCATCCACCGGTCGTCGTTTCCGCTGAAGGTGTCGATGTGCTTCGAGGCGCCGGCGTCGTCGGACAGCACGAGCGTCGCCTTCGTACCGGTGATCTCCCGGATCAGCTTGGCGTACGCGCGGGCCGAGTCCTGGTCGGAGGCGATGACGAGGCCGCCCGCGTCGGGGATGCTCTTGCGGACCTCCGACAGCCGCCGGTCGGCGGCCCGCAGCACGTTCGGCATCCAGTCGCCGCGCGGGTCGAGCGCGGTCCGCCAGGCCTGGCTGATCGCGTCCTTCGTCATCGGCTCGCCGAGGCGGGCCTCCAGCTCGTCGCCGGCCTTGGTGCGCCAGCGCATGTTGCCGCTGTACGAGAGGAAGATGACCGGCCGGACGACGCCGTCGCCCAGCGCGTTGCCGTAGCCGTACGTGTAGTCGGCGGCGGAGCGGCGGATGCCGTCGTTGCCCTCCTCGTACGTGACGAACGGGATCGGGTTGGTGTCCGAGCGGAACGGCGTCCCGGTCAGGGCCAGGCGGCGCGTCGCCGGGTCGAACGCCTCCAGGCAGGCCTCGCCCCAGGACTTCGAGTCGCCGGCGTGGTGGATCTCGTCGAGGATCACGAGGGTCTTGCGCTGCTCGCAGCGGTTGCGGTGCAGCATCGGCCGTACGCCGACACCCGCGTAGGTGACGGCGACACCGTGGTACTCGCGGCTCAGCGGGCCCGCCGAGTACTCGGGGTCCAGCCGGATGCCTATGCGGGCGGCGGCCTCCGCCCACTGCTTCTTCAGGTGCTCGGTCGGCGCGACCACCGTCACCTGCTGCACGACGTGGTGGTGGAGCAGCCAGGAGGCGAGGGTGAGCGCGAAGGTGGTCTTGCCGGCGCCGGGGGTGGCGACGGCGAGGAAGTCACGCGGCTGGGTCTGGATGTACTTGTCCAGCGCGCCCTGCTGCCAGGCACGCAGCTTGCTGGCGGTACCCCACGGCGCACGGCCGGGGAAGGCGGGTGAGAGGTGGTGGGAGGCGGTAGTAGTCACGGTCTCCGGTTCGGGCTCTCGGCGGCGGTCGTTCGAAGGACAACCGGGCCACCCTACCGGGGCCGGCGAACCCCCGCCGGTGGGACGGGGCCGTGACCTCGGGCGGTGCGGCGAGCGTCACATCGGGGGGAGCGGGGGGCTCCTGCGGGGTTGGCGAAAAGGCGGGGGCCGGAGGGGCCGGGGTGAAAGGCGCACCGGTGTTGCGCCGGATGGCGGCGGAGTAGCCGGGGGGGACGGGGAGGCGCGGGCGGGCGTCCCGCGCAGTCCGATCGTTTCCGGGGCGGGCCGGTCCCTCAAGGGCGCTCCTCCTTCGTCGTCGCGTCGCTGCGCGATGGCCCTCCGGGCCACCCTTGACCGACCGACCCGCCCCGGAAAGCAAGGACTGTCGGGAAGCCCAGGGGGAACGGGAGGGGGACGGGACTCCGGCCCAGCCATGGCGAGCCGTTCCCAGCAGCCGCCACTGCCCACCTCGGCCCTCGGAAGCACCATGCCAAGGCGGAGTCGGCCCTGCCGCCACCGATCGCTACGTGCGCACCCCACGACGGCGACTGCGGCTGCCGCAAGCAAGCCGGGAGGGAGGCAGGAAGGCGGGAAGGCGGGAAGGCGGGAAGGCGGGAAACGATGCGTCGCACGTCATTTCGTGCGCACTGGACGACGGCGAGCGGTGGATGGCCGGCCACCACACACGACACGGCCATACGGCGATCAACCGCACCCGGCACAGCGGCCGGCCGCCGGCCCCGCGGAAGCACGTGGCGATCAGTGGCGGCCTGGCGCTCGGACGGCGGGCGGCCGCCACACAACCGGGACCACGTAGCGATCGGCGGCGCCCTGCGACAGGGATAGGGCTGCGTGACGCGGGCGGGTGGCGGAGGTCCCTCCAGGCCGCTCCCCCTCCTGGGGGCTTCCCGGCAGCTCTTTGTCTTTCCGGTGCGGGCCGGCTTGTCAAGGGTGGCCCGAAGGGCCATCGCGCAGCGACGCGACCAGCGGGAGCGCCCTTTACAAGCCGGCCCGCACCGGAACGACAATGGGCAGCCGGGAAGCCCCCAGCCCGTCTCCGATCCCGCCCAGGGACACCTCCGCCCCCGCCTCGGCGGGATACCGCTTCGCCGTTCGGGCGGCGCCCGGGCTCAGGCCGTCAGGCCGGCGGGCTCGGGCACAGCC
Coding sequences within:
- a CDS encoding tetratricopeptide repeat protein, with amino-acid sequence MDRIDNEARQDAPYAAFTGRKTLVAAAVAVVLIAGALLVRPAGQGDDARPPGPTQRAASAVGRGAPAAAVDLSALIADREQWLGSHPRDDGAWSVLGSAYLEQARRSADPAWFPKAEKALKRSLELRPAEKGNHDAMTGMGALANARGDFGTGKRWGELVRAQAPQRWTAYPVLVDAYTGLGDYKAAQQAMERLVELRPGLAAFMRASQVYRDRGWREDAALSMEHAAGAAKTPAEKAYVMYRLGELAWERGEAAAALRQFEAALRADPGRADALGGRARALAGLGRSGEAVRDYRMALGRGSAPRLALELGELLESLGRDDEAKEAYAVLQAAASRGSVRAAEDQVVLGLFEADHGDPADAVRRLTAEWSRHKSMQVADALGWALHRAGDDEGALEYAKKATEPGLRSADFAYHRGIVEQALGDGASARRHLEEALRTNPVFSPVRAPLAKQALAAVGEPPPGGPENLRPPTPWVAPELPEPVRKPTPTPKPKPGAARPGAEPKPSPSPSGSPSASAAAKP
- a CDS encoding MFS transporter yields the protein MSRRPLAAVLAANTVSTAGSSLTLIGVPWFVLQTTGSAGRAGVVAFCATLPVVVAALAGGPVIDRIGRRRISAASDLVCALAVAAIPLLHHAHLLEFWMLCALMAVTGLVHTPGLTARSVLLPNLAEHAGTTVIRAASLYDAASRGARMVGAAAAGVLIAALGAEAVLLVDAATYAASALLVAALVRGIPAADPQPRSGEASFARYRAELAEGWAFLTRSRLLLGITVMVMATNGLDQGWASVLLPVDGRDDLGGATAVGLLMSLFGGSALLGALLYGAWGERFPRRTVFAAAFLLCGAPRYAVAALTDTALPLAVTMALAGLGAGMLNPVLTTVMYEKVPEELRSRVAGVGTAGCELAMPMGGLAAGLLAAAYGAPTALLAFGGVYLLATLSPLAFPSWRSMERTLPPGGEDESAGAVSRTGAPRPGSASAATPPRPSGS
- a CDS encoding YlbL family protein, with protein sequence MLSVLSRLSRPAALAVCAVPVLGLFAVAALAPLPFVIAQPGLTADVLGDRDGKPVITVSGAPTRPTRGELRMTTIQATGPSAVVRLPQLLDDWFDGSRSVLPKEAVYPSGGSDEEIEAHNLKQMTASQTNATSAALGYLRLDPKDVKVDLNLADVGGPSAGLLFSLGIIDKLDGDGSGGDLTGGRSVAGTGTISADGRVGPVGGVALKTQAARRDGASVFLVPQAECADAKAEAPEGLRLVPVSSLKGAVESLRSLNRGEEPPSC
- the hppD gene encoding 4-hydroxyphenylpyruvate dioxygenase, coding for MTESLVNLETTPHTAREADPFPVKGMDAVVFAVGNAKQAAHYYSTAFGMKVVAYSGPENGVRETASYVLTNGSARFVLTSVIKASTDRGRFIAEHVAEHGDGVIDLAIEVPDVRAAYAYAVEQGARGLDEPYEVSDEHGTVVLAAIATYGQTRHTLVERKAYTGPYLPGYVAVDPMVEPPAKRTFQAIDHCVGNVELGRMNEWVGFYNKVMGFTNMKEFVGDDIATEYSALMSKVVADGTLKVKFPINEPAIAKKKSQIDEYLEFYNGPGVQHIALASNDIVATVRSMRAAGVQFLDTPDSYYDTLGEWVGDTRVPIETLRELKILADRDEDGYLLQIFTKPVQDRPTVFFEIIERHGSMGFGKGNFKALFEAIEREQAKRGNL
- a CDS encoding DEAD/DEAH box helicase: MTTTASHHLSPAFPGRAPWGTASKLRAWQQGALDKYIQTQPRDFLAVATPGAGKTTFALTLASWLLHHHVVQQVTVVAPTEHLKKQWAEAAARIGIRLDPEYSAGPLSREYHGVAVTYAGVGVRPMLHRNRCEQRKTLVILDEIHHAGDSKSWGEACLEAFDPATRRLALTGTPFRSDTNPIPFVTYEEGNDGIRRSAADYTYGYGNALGDGVVRPVIFLSYSGNMRWRTKAGDELEARLGEPMTKDAISQAWRTALDPRGDWMPNVLRAADRRLSEVRKSIPDAGGLVIASDQDSARAYAKLIREITGTKATLVLSDDAGASKHIDTFSGNDDRWMVAVRMVSEGVDVPRLAVGVYATTISTPLFFAQAVGRFVRSRRRGETASVFLPTIPYLLGFANEMEVERDHVLDRPKKAGEDADPYAESEKEMAEANRQEDEDTGEDEQMSFEALESDAVFDRVLYDGAEFGMQAHPGSEEEQDYLGIPGLLEPEQVQLLLQKRQSRQIAHSRRRPDAEADLLELPAERRPVVSHKELLELRRSLNTMVGAYVHQSGKPHGVIHTELRRVCGGPPSAEATAGQLKERIKKVQEWATRMR
- a CDS encoding Lrp/AsnC family transcriptional regulator; this translates as MGIDGLDGRLIVLLAREPRIGVLEASRRLGVARGTVQARLDRLQSSGVIRGFGPQVDPAALGYPVTAFATLEIKQGQGADVRAHLGGVPEVLELHTTTGHGDMLCRLVARSNADLQRVIDKVVGFEGIVRASTAIVMENPVPLRVIPLVEQAAQEG
- a CDS encoding IclR family transcriptional regulator translates to MTAETSQTLDRGLRVLKLLADTDHGLTVTELSNRLGVNRTVVYRLLATLEQHALVRRDLGGRARVGLGVLRLGRQVHPLVREAALPALRSLAEDIGATAHLTLVDGTEALAVAVVEPTWTDYHVAYRAGFRHPLDRGAAGRAILAARQGTLIEPGYTLTHGELEAGASGAAAPLTGVTGLEGSVGVVMLSDAVPERVGPRVVDAAREVADALR
- a CDS encoding ArsR/SmtB family transcription factor codes for the protein MPEKPEAPQLQNRTLDARSLRGLAHPLRIRLLGALRQDGPATASGLAERLGESSGATSYHLRQLAAHGFVEDAPGRGRGRERWWQAAHDGTVFDEQLLYDEDPATRGAADLFLHEVATIHTQEVGTFLGNAHTWSPQWRRSSDISDFTLRLTPEQAAELVARMHDLVESYRDAPQSADTETVRVHTHMLPRRSAG